From Sporosarcina sp. FSL W7-1349, a single genomic window includes:
- a CDS encoding MarR family winged helix-turn-helix transcriptional regulator — translation MIPNSELQDLDLIDLLSERHSLLRRITEKAWNDQSEIYISNSEWYIMARIYKKRPTISYVTKNVEISRQAIHKFIKNLSAKGLVEIHDVENNKKEKCVQLTALGEECYEKNINLKAELEHKIAEKIGSERVALLHDLLKLDWGIEE, via the coding sequence TTGATCCCAAATTCCGAATTACAAGACTTGGATTTGATTGATTTATTGAGTGAGCGTCACAGTTTACTCCGTAGAATAACGGAAAAAGCTTGGAATGATCAAAGTGAGATTTATATTTCCAATTCTGAGTGGTATATCATGGCCCGGATTTATAAAAAGCGGCCCACCATTTCATATGTGACCAAAAATGTGGAAATCTCACGCCAAGCCATCCATAAGTTCATCAAAAACCTTTCCGCAAAAGGTTTAGTCGAAATCCATGATGTTGAAAACAATAAGAAAGAAAAATGTGTCCAGTTAACCGCTTTAGGTGAAGAATGCTATGAAAAGAACATCAACTTGAAAGCCGAGCTTGAACATAAAATTGCAGAAAAAATAGGCAGTGAACGAGTCGCTCTCCTTCATGATTTACTAAAATTAGACTGGGGAATAGAAGAATAA
- the fni gene encoding type 2 isopentenyl-diphosphate Delta-isomerase, whose product MTDSIQQRKSEHITISLNEKVTGESISTGFDSLSFIHNALPEIDFDEISIETEFLGHRCRTPFLISSMTGGTAFAETINRNLAEAAEERGWVMALGSTRALLDKDAHHASFEVRKYAPNVPIITNLGAVQLNYEFGIEECRKIIEMTDANLLVLHLNSIQEVIQPNGNTNFAGLLGKIEQLCGALDVPVGIKEVGWGIDGKTARKLCDAGISFIDVAGAGGTSWSQVEKFRSGDPVKKEAAEAFSEWGIPTVESIRSVRASIDEQPIIASGGLRTGLDAAKAIALGADMAGFGRSLLKEATESTEDVLRVLETRELELKMAMFGIGVSSIEALKGTPRLIERN is encoded by the coding sequence GTGACTGATTCGATCCAACAGCGAAAATCCGAGCACATCACGATTTCATTGAATGAAAAAGTGACGGGAGAGTCCATCTCCACAGGATTTGACTCGCTCTCTTTTATTCACAATGCGCTTCCGGAAATCGATTTTGATGAAATTTCCATTGAAACCGAATTTCTGGGCCATCGATGCAGAACCCCGTTCCTCATCAGTTCCATGACCGGGGGAACGGCATTCGCGGAGACGATCAATCGGAATCTGGCGGAAGCTGCCGAGGAGCGGGGCTGGGTGATGGCACTCGGATCGACGAGGGCACTCCTCGACAAAGACGCACATCATGCCTCGTTTGAAGTGAGGAAATACGCCCCGAATGTTCCGATCATCACGAACTTGGGCGCAGTTCAGCTGAATTATGAGTTCGGCATCGAGGAATGCCGGAAAATTATCGAGATGACGGACGCGAATCTGCTTGTTCTTCATTTGAACAGTATCCAAGAAGTCATCCAGCCAAACGGAAACACGAATTTTGCCGGCCTGCTGGGGAAAATTGAGCAACTGTGCGGCGCGTTGGATGTTCCGGTTGGCATCAAAGAAGTCGGATGGGGAATTGACGGGAAGACGGCGAGGAAGCTATGTGATGCAGGAATCTCCTTCATTGACGTGGCGGGGGCCGGCGGAACGTCCTGGAGCCAGGTGGAGAAATTCCGCTCCGGTGATCCGGTCAAGAAGGAGGCGGCTGAAGCGTTTAGCGAATGGGGCATCCCGACGGTCGAAAGCATCCGGTCGGTCCGCGCATCGATAGACGAGCAGCCGATCATTGCGAGCGGCGGATTACGGACGGGCCTCGATGCTGCCAAAGCGATTGCGCTTGGCGCCGACATGGCAGGATTCGGACGGTCCCTTTTAAAAGAAGCGACCGAAAGTACGGAAGACGTTCTCCGAGTTCTTGAAACGCGCGAATTGGAACTCAAGATGGCGATGTTCGGCATCGGCGTGTCGTCGATAGAAGCATTAAAAGGAACTCCGCGTCTCATAGAACGGAATTGA
- a CDS encoding IS3 family transposase (programmed frameshift) — translation MSKIIFNEHQRRILEANPNVKSVSDRSIQYNPEFKLLAVKENQGGKGPSQIFIENGFDLEMIGTKKAKESLSRWRRTYKLHGEEGFFEERRGKGSTGRPSTKGLSPEKKLEKAEARIKYLEAEVELFKKARRTRKAGEEVILTSAEKYQVINEVIRKFQLKGFTAHLCRVAKVHRSGYYAWLEKSESHAVREENDYQDYLLLKCVYDAFKGKIGYRGLYMTLEGLLETPMNHKKILRLMRKFNLFTKIRRKNPYRNIAQATQEHRTVPNHLNRQFTQDEPGKIFVTDITYLQMKTGQTAYLSCVKDIASREIIAYELSVSLSMGIVYRTLRKLKEALDGNVHPEAMIHSDQGFHYTHPEYQARVKAMQLTQSMSRRGNCLDNAPIESFFGHFKDDVDYKEASSLLELKIMIDEYMGHYNCTRKQWDLKKMTPEQYRSHLLAA, via the exons ATGAGTAAAATAATCTTCAATGAACACCAACGTAGAATATTAGAAGCTAATCCTAATGTGAAATCAGTTTCTGATCGTTCGATCCAATACAATCCCGAATTCAAATTGTTAGCTGTCAAAGAGAATCAGGGCGGTAAAGGTCCTTCTCAAATTTTTATTGAAAATGGATTTGACTTAGAAATGATTGGTACGAAGAAAGCTAAAGAATCTCTTAGTCGTTGGAGAAGAACCTATAAGCTTCACGGTGAAGAGGGATTTTTTGAGGAACGCCGTGGAAAAGGAAGTACTGGACGTCCATCAACTAAAGGATTATCTCCTGAGAAAAAACTTGAAAAAGCTGAAGCACGAATTAAATATCTTGAAGCTGAGGTCGAGTTGT TTAAAAAAGCTAGAAGAACTAGAAAGGCAGGCGAAGAAGTAATACTGACATCAGCTGAGAAATATCAGGTTATTAATGAAGTGATTCGCAAGTTTCAATTAAAGGGATTCACAGCGCACCTGTGCAGAGTGGCAAAAGTACATCGAAGTGGTTACTATGCATGGCTAGAAAAATCGGAGAGTCATGCCGTCCGCGAGGAAAACGACTATCAAGATTACCTGTTACTTAAATGTGTTTATGATGCATTCAAAGGGAAAATCGGCTATCGAGGCCTCTATATGACGCTAGAGGGATTACTGGAGACCCCTATGAATCATAAGAAGATCCTTCGTTTAATGCGTAAGTTTAATCTCTTTACCAAAATACGAAGAAAAAATCCTTATAGAAATATAGCTCAGGCTACTCAAGAACACCGTACGGTGCCAAACCACTTGAATCGACAATTCACTCAAGATGAACCAGGCAAAATCTTCGTCACAGACATTACTTATCTCCAAATGAAAACTGGACAAACTGCTTATCTTTCCTGTGTAAAGGATATAGCTAGCCGTGAAATAATCGCTTATGAACTTTCAGTAAGCTTAAGTATGGGTATTGTATATCGAACCTTACGTAAGCTTAAGGAAGCATTAGACGGAAATGTCCATCCAGAAGCAATGATTCATTCTGATCAAGGTTTTCACTATACACACCCAGAATACCAAGCACGTGTGAAAGCAATGCAACTCACACAGTCCATGTCCCGAAGGGGGAATTGTTTGGACAACGCACCTATCGAATCATTTTTTGGTCATTTTAAGGACGATGTAGACTACAAGGAAGCATCCAGTCTGTTAGAGCTGAAAATAATGATAGATGAATATATGGGTCACTACAACTGCACACGCAAACAATGGGATTTAAAAAAGATGACTCCGGAACAATACCGAAGTCATCTCTTAGCTGCCTAG
- a CDS encoding phytoene/squalene synthase family protein: MAELAFPKDAMRVLKETSRTFYIPITFLKRELKHSVASAYLIFRAIDEIEDHADLDNDAKYTMLMKVSELFEQPFNNEEYFRILGSEKANLPDVTVRLEEWVQACPKDAQPIVMDAAREMAWGMAKWAKENWNIQTREDLDDYTYYVAGLVGVMLSDLWALYADEQTDRELAIGYGRGLQAVNILRNEEEDLDERGVNFVPEGWTRAELFKYAEENLAKADEYMKSLHKRSIVLFCRLPLALAHKTLKAMKEGREKMTRAEVEQTVEEVKSE, encoded by the coding sequence ATGGCTGAATTAGCATTTCCGAAAGATGCGATGCGTGTACTTAAAGAGACGAGCCGTACCTTTTATATTCCGATTACCTTTTTAAAAAGGGAGTTAAAACATTCGGTTGCATCCGCTTACTTGATATTCCGTGCAATAGATGAAATTGAAGATCATGCAGACTTGGACAATGATGCCAAATATACAATGTTGATGAAAGTCAGCGAATTATTCGAACAACCATTTAATAATGAAGAATATTTCCGGATTCTAGGATCGGAAAAAGCGAACCTGCCCGACGTTACCGTTCGTTTGGAAGAATGGGTACAAGCTTGCCCGAAGGACGCGCAGCCGATTGTCATGGATGCTGCTCGGGAAATGGCATGGGGTATGGCGAAATGGGCAAAAGAAAACTGGAATATCCAGACACGTGAAGATTTGGATGACTATACATATTACGTGGCTGGACTCGTTGGCGTCATGCTTTCCGATCTCTGGGCGCTTTACGCAGATGAACAAACAGACCGTGAACTGGCGATTGGCTATGGACGCGGGCTTCAGGCTGTAAATATTTTGCGGAATGAAGAGGAAGATTTGGACGAACGGGGTGTCAATTTCGTGCCCGAAGGTTGGACCCGTGCGGAGCTGTTCAAATATGCAGAAGAGAACTTGGCGAAAGCGGATGAGTACATGAAGTCTCTCCATAAGAGAAGCATTGTGTTATTCTGCCGTCTGCCCCTTGCCTTGGCCCACAAAACATTGAAGGCCATGAAAGAAGGACGGGAGAAAATGACACGCGCCGAAGTGGAACAAACGGTTGAGGAAGTAAAAAGCGAGTAA
- a CDS encoding DHA2 family efflux MFS transporter permease subunit, whose product MGTQIQVKNPKTMTFILMLGAFIGLFGETALNMALTDIMDQYSIKPGTAQWLTTGYLLVLAILVPITALLMKWYSTRQLVICGLVISLAGAILAALSPSFIVLLLGRLVQAVGTGLILPVMTTVLLIIFPVHRRGAVMGIMGLVITLAPALGPTLSGVIISTLDWPYIFWFSSVFYVLLTIYAIAKIEDVSEITKPKIDFLSILLSTIGFGGLIFALSTMAEKPISAPIVWAPLLAGIIALVLFGVRQMTMEQPMVNLRVFKYPMFTLGTLMMFLGILIILSTAILLPIYLKSALLFSAVVAGLILLPGNAVNFIMSPIVGALFDKWGPRVFIRTGSIIVLIGNIIFMSVISATTPTWQVIAAFMVLFFGLTMVMMPSQTNALNQLPRQLYADGSAAMNTLNQVAGAAGTAIAITVFTAGQSGHIAAFPDSSEPMIVAAGVKYAFHFITAISAVGFLGSFFVKKAR is encoded by the coding sequence ATGGGTACACAGATTCAAGTGAAAAATCCAAAGACCATGACCTTTATTCTCATGTTAGGTGCCTTTATCGGGTTGTTTGGTGAAACAGCATTAAATATGGCATTAACAGATATTATGGATCAATATTCGATCAAACCCGGCACAGCGCAGTGGCTCACTACGGGATATTTATTAGTGTTAGCGATCTTAGTACCAATCACGGCATTGTTGATGAAATGGTATAGTACAAGACAATTAGTGATCTGCGGATTGGTGATTTCGCTGGCAGGGGCGATTTTAGCCGCATTGTCTCCCAGCTTTATTGTGTTACTGCTTGGCCGTCTCGTACAAGCAGTTGGAACAGGCCTGATCCTACCTGTTATGACAACTGTTCTTTTGATTATCTTCCCGGTTCATCGACGTGGGGCGGTCATGGGGATCATGGGTCTTGTTATCACGCTAGCTCCCGCTTTGGGGCCGACGCTTTCAGGGGTTATCATCAGTACATTGGATTGGCCGTATATCTTTTGGTTCAGCTCGGTTTTCTACGTGCTCTTGACGATATATGCTATCGCTAAAATCGAGGATGTCTCTGAAATCACGAAGCCGAAGATCGATTTTCTGTCGATTCTATTATCGACGATCGGTTTTGGTGGATTAATATTTGCCTTGAGTACGATGGCTGAAAAGCCCATCTCGGCACCTATCGTATGGGCGCCTTTACTTGCAGGAATCATCGCGCTTGTTTTATTTGGCGTTCGTCAAATGACAATGGAACAGCCGATGGTGAATTTACGCGTCTTTAAGTACCCGATGTTTACACTAGGAACTCTTATGATGTTCCTTGGAATTTTGATCATTTTATCAACGGCTATTTTATTGCCGATTTATTTAAAGAGCGCCTTACTGTTCAGTGCGGTAGTGGCCGGATTAATATTGCTTCCCGGGAATGCAGTCAACTTTATCATGTCACCGATTGTCGGTGCATTATTTGATAAATGGGGGCCACGCGTTTTCATAAGGACTGGGTCTATTATTGTATTGATTGGGAATATCATTTTTATGTCCGTCATTTCAGCAACGACTCCAACTTGGCAAGTCATCGCAGCGTTCATGGTGCTATTCTTTGGGCTGACGATGGTCATGATGCCTTCACAAACAAATGCCCTCAATCAGTTGCCGCGCCAATTGTATGCAGATGGCTCGGCGGCGATGAACACATTGAATCAGGTAGCTGGAGCTGCCGGTACGGCCATTGCGATAACAGTGTTTACAGCTGGACAAAGCGGACATATCGCAGCCTTTCCGGATTCCTCCGAACCGATGATTGTAGCGGCTGGAGTAAAATATGCCTTCCACTTCATCACGGCAATTTCAGCTGTTGGGTTCCTAGGCTCGTTCTTTGTCAAGAAAGCAAGGTGA
- a CDS encoding manganese efflux pump MntP — translation MLTVLIIGVAANLDNLGISVAYGLRSNRIPFLYNLVISLISMGCAYLSMTAGSWLAEYFSAFLANVLGGILLIGLGAWILLKKSIAPFSPKGEGLGTIQWKESIVLGFILSLNCLSIGFGAGVTGMPPFVTSFVIGLFSFISISIGVSLGKTIGHTWFGKRAERIGGILLIFIGIVEALS, via the coding sequence ATGCTGACGGTCTTGATCATCGGCGTAGCTGCGAATCTTGATAATTTGGGGATCAGTGTGGCGTACGGGTTGCGCTCCAACCGGATTCCGTTCCTATATAATCTTGTCATTTCGTTAATATCCATGGGGTGTGCTTACCTTTCCATGACGGCGGGCAGTTGGCTTGCGGAATACTTTTCCGCCTTCCTTGCAAATGTGCTCGGTGGCATTTTGCTGATTGGCCTGGGTGCCTGGATCCTTCTCAAGAAATCGATTGCGCCCTTTTCTCCGAAGGGAGAGGGATTGGGAACGATTCAATGGAAAGAATCGATTGTTCTAGGATTCATTCTTTCCCTCAATTGCCTCTCCATCGGGTTCGGGGCAGGGGTTACCGGCATGCCGCCCTTCGTCACGTCATTTGTGATCGGCCTCTTCTCTTTTATTTCTATTTCAATCGGCGTCAGCCTTGGAAAAACAATTGGCCACACGTGGTTCGGCAAGCGCGCGGAACGCATCGGCGGAATTCTGTTAATATTCATCGGCATCGTGGAAGCACTCTCTTAG
- a CDS encoding LLM class flavin-dependent oxidoreductase, producing MRLSILDQAPVTTGNKAADALLKAEELAVLGDRLGYHRMWMAEHHATRDFASSAPEVIAAHLAAKTKNIRIGTGSVMMMHYSPLKLAEVFKTLSAFSPGRIDFGVGRAPGGDQLSIYALSEGRQPMVHNMYEKFDTALQLINDEIPADNLYQKTIATPSEVVLPEAWLLGSTGNSAVQAGVRGVGYSFAQFFNGEMSKPILDAYKKNFKPSAFMEKPQINVSYMVTTAETKEEAEFEAKPQDIWRLLFMRGKLAPVLTPEEARDYPLTEMDRMIIQDNRKIHLVGDAKEIATVLQAEQEQYGFDEAMIVSIPHSQEKRLDVYRLLARELFV from the coding sequence ATGAGATTAAGTATATTGGACCAAGCCCCGGTTACAACCGGGAATAAGGCGGCGGATGCTTTACTCAAAGCGGAAGAATTGGCTGTTTTAGGCGATCGGTTAGGCTACCATCGGATGTGGATGGCGGAACATCATGCGACTAGGGATTTTGCAAGTTCCGCTCCAGAAGTGATAGCCGCCCATTTAGCTGCGAAAACGAAAAATATACGGATCGGCACGGGTAGCGTAATGATGATGCATTACTCCCCACTCAAATTGGCCGAGGTGTTTAAAACGTTAAGCGCCTTTTCACCGGGCCGCATAGATTTTGGCGTGGGCCGTGCTCCGGGTGGGGACCAGCTCTCCATCTATGCGCTATCTGAAGGACGTCAGCCGATGGTACACAATATGTATGAAAAATTTGATACGGCTTTGCAGTTGATCAACGATGAAATTCCCGCAGATAACTTGTATCAGAAAACAATTGCGACCCCGTCCGAAGTCGTTTTGCCCGAAGCTTGGCTGTTGGGCTCGACGGGCAATAGCGCTGTGCAAGCGGGGGTGAGGGGTGTCGGCTATTCATTTGCCCAGTTTTTCAATGGCGAAATGTCCAAGCCTATTTTAGATGCCTATAAAAAGAACTTTAAACCTTCCGCCTTCATGGAGAAACCACAAATCAATGTTTCCTATATGGTGACGACCGCGGAGACTAAAGAAGAAGCGGAGTTCGAAGCGAAGCCCCAAGACATTTGGCGTCTACTGTTCATGAGAGGCAAGCTCGCCCCAGTGTTGACACCTGAAGAAGCCCGGGATTATCCGCTGACGGAAATGGACCGCATGATCATCCAAGATAACCGTAAAATCCATTTAGTAGGAGATGCAAAAGAAATCGCGACGGTGCTGCAAGCCGAACAGGAGCAATATGGATTTGATGAAGCGATGATTGTCAGCATCCCCCATTCACAAGAAAAGCGTTTGGATGTGTATCGTTTATTGGCGCGGGAATTGTTCGTATGA